The nucleotide window ATGCCTATGTTGCCGGGAGACTGCGGTTCAACCAGGACGATGGTTACGTGTTCGTTTATTCCGTTCACTGCTTCTGACTCCGTTCGGCCCGGGCCGCGCGCATTCTGGCGAGCCGATTCCGGGCCGGTTTTTTGAGATTCCAGGCATGATACAGGTGCAACAGCCACGCCACCACCACGAAACCGATCAGTGCCAGCATCAGGTAATGTTCGTACTTGCCGACATCGTCCAGAAAGAGTGTGGCGCTCTTCCCGAAAAGATAACCTGCCAAGGAAAAGACGATAGCCCATGAAAGGGCACTGACCAGGTTTATCCAGAGAAAGGTGACGGGTGGCAGACTTGTTACACCGAGGATGATCGGGAGCACAATCCGGAAACCGTAGGTGTACCGGGAGATGAAGGCCACATACGCGCCATATTTTTCGATCAGGCGCAGCGCT belongs to Geobacter sp. SVR and includes:
- a CDS encoding DedA family protein — its product is MHLQQFLREYLELHGYWVLFIGTFLEGEAILIMAGFLAFQGYLDVRGVILTAFVGSFLGDQVYFYLGYYRGKALLRRFHTIARKFREALRLIEKYGAYVAFISRYTYGFRIVLPIILGVTSLPPVTFLWINLVSALSWAIVFSLAGYLFGKSATLFLDDVGKYEHYLMLALIGFVVVAWLLHLYHAWNLKKPARNRLARMRAARAERSQKQ